Proteins from a genomic interval of Leifsonia shinshuensis:
- a CDS encoding ATP-binding cassette domain-containing protein: MSDAPAIATSGLTKRFRGRAVVDGLSLEVPRGSVFGFLGPNGSGKTTTIRMLLGLISPSAGSIDLLGEAMPDRGATVLPRVGALVEGPAFAPYLSGAANLVRRDTADRYAPSATRTARVAAALERVGLTHAAGKHVRAYSLGMKQRLGIAGALLTDRDLLVLDEPTNGLDPQGTREVRNLVRSLADEGTTVFVSSHLLAEIEQICTHAAIMRTGRLVAQGSLDELRSASGPRVSVTTPDRAAAATVLARFGLAPEQGGDGVEAALPEGAPAVEDLAAALVGDGVRLRGLAVRASSLEERFVELTGEGFDVEQ; the protein is encoded by the coding sequence GTGAGCGACGCCCCCGCGATCGCGACGAGCGGCCTGACCAAGCGCTTCCGCGGGCGCGCCGTCGTCGACGGGCTCAGCCTGGAGGTGCCGCGCGGGTCCGTGTTCGGCTTCCTCGGACCGAACGGCTCGGGCAAGACGACGACCATCCGGATGCTGCTCGGCCTGATCTCGCCGTCCGCGGGCTCGATCGACCTGCTCGGGGAGGCGATGCCCGACCGCGGCGCGACCGTCCTCCCGCGGGTCGGAGCCCTCGTGGAGGGACCCGCCTTCGCCCCGTATCTCTCCGGCGCGGCGAACCTCGTCCGCCGCGACACCGCCGACCGGTACGCCCCGAGCGCCACCCGCACGGCGCGCGTCGCCGCCGCGCTCGAGCGCGTCGGCCTCACGCACGCGGCGGGCAAGCACGTGCGCGCCTACTCGCTGGGCATGAAGCAGCGCCTCGGGATCGCCGGCGCCCTCCTCACCGACCGCGACCTCCTCGTGCTGGACGAGCCGACCAACGGGCTCGACCCGCAGGGGACGCGCGAGGTGCGCAACCTGGTCCGCTCGCTCGCCGACGAGGGCACCACCGTGTTCGTCTCCAGCCACCTGCTGGCGGAGATCGAGCAGATCTGCACGCACGCGGCGATCATGCGCACCGGCCGCCTGGTGGCGCAGGGCTCGCTGGACGAGCTCCGCAGCGCCTCCGGGCCGCGCGTCAGCGTGACGACGCCGGACCGCGCCGCGGCCGCCACGGTGCTCGCGCGGTTCGGGCTCGCCCCGGAGCAGGGCGGCGACGGCGTGGAGGCGGCCCTCCCCGAGGGCGCGCCGGCCGTGGAGGACCTCGCCGCCGCCCTGGTCGGCGACGGCGTGCGGCTGCGCGGCTTGGCGGTGCGCGCCTCCAGCCTGGAGGAGCGGTTCGTGGAGCTGACGGGGGAGGGCTTCGATGTCGAGCAGTGA
- a CDS encoding LolA family protein, whose amino-acid sequence MKHRLVRWLPAIVVPAAIAAGAIAIPLAAGAADLPVKSPEDVLRLVASSDTKAFSGTVEQTSDLGLPSIPKTGGGSSSADSSIASTLSLLMGDHSAKVYVDGPTKVRVQLLDQLAERDAIRNGSDVWLYQSSDQSVTHATVPAHEKSGAATPTPDATATTPQALAEKFLAAVDPSTKVTLGPNTKVANRDAYDLVLTPRTDATLVGSVSIAVDGQTGLPLQVQVTARGASSPSFQAWFKDFTPSAPDASVFSFTPPKGAKVTEQAPKTGEHASAGTNRPKPTVTGTGWATIVSLPAGTVPAQALADPLVAQLTQPVGGGRALSTSLVSVLVTADGRLLAGAVPVSALESAAQ is encoded by the coding sequence ATGAAGCACCGCCTCGTCCGCTGGCTCCCGGCCATCGTCGTCCCCGCCGCCATCGCCGCGGGAGCGATCGCGATCCCGCTCGCGGCCGGCGCCGCCGACCTGCCCGTCAAGTCGCCGGAGGACGTCCTCCGGCTGGTCGCGTCGAGCGACACCAAGGCGTTCTCCGGCACCGTCGAGCAGACCTCCGACCTGGGGCTGCCGAGCATCCCGAAGACGGGCGGCGGCTCGTCCAGCGCTGACAGCTCCATCGCGAGTACGCTCTCGCTGCTGATGGGCGACCACAGCGCCAAGGTCTACGTCGACGGACCGACCAAGGTCCGGGTGCAGCTCCTGGACCAGCTCGCCGAGCGCGACGCGATCCGCAACGGGTCGGACGTCTGGCTCTACCAGTCCAGCGACCAGTCGGTCACGCACGCGACGGTCCCCGCGCACGAGAAGAGCGGTGCGGCCACCCCGACGCCCGACGCCACGGCGACCACGCCGCAGGCGCTGGCCGAGAAGTTCCTCGCCGCGGTCGACCCGTCGACGAAGGTGACGCTCGGCCCGAACACGAAGGTCGCGAACCGCGACGCCTACGATCTGGTGCTGACGCCGCGCACCGACGCCACCCTGGTGGGTTCGGTGTCGATCGCGGTGGACGGGCAGACCGGCCTGCCGCTGCAGGTCCAGGTCACGGCACGCGGGGCCTCCTCGCCGTCCTTCCAGGCCTGGTTCAAGGACTTCACGCCGAGCGCGCCCGACGCGAGCGTGTTCTCGTTCACCCCGCCGAAGGGCGCGAAGGTGACCGAGCAGGCGCCGAAGACGGGCGAGCACGCCAGCGCCGGTACGAACCGGCCGAAGCCCACGGTCACCGGCACCGGCTGGGCGACGATCGTCAGCCTCCCGGCCGGCACCGTCCCCGCGCAGGCGCTGGCGGACCCGCTGGTCGCCCAGCTGACCCAGCCGGTCGGCGGCGGCCGGGCACTCTCGACCTCGCTCGTGTCGGTCCTCGTCACGGCGGACGGCCGGCTGCTCGCGGGCGCCGTGCCGGTGTCCGCCCTCGAGTCCGCCGCGCAGTGA